GCGCGAGAATGCCGGCGATCGCGGCGAGCACGCCCGGCTGGTCGCGCACCTCGAGCATCACCTGATAGGCGGTGTTGACCTCGCCGACCGGCAGGATCGGCAGGTCGGCGTGCTGGGTGCCGGGGATGCCGGGGCCGCCCGCGACGTGGCGGCGGGCCGCCGACACCAGGTCGCCGAGCACGGCCGAGGCGGTCTCGACGCCGCCGGCGCCCGCGCCGTAGAACATGAGCTCCCCCGCCGCCTCCGCCTCGACGAACACGGCGTTCTTGCCCTCGTGCACCGCGGCGAGGGGGTGCTCGCGACTGATGAGGGCGGGGTAGACGCGCGCCGACACGCCGTCGGTGCCGTCGGCGGCGGTGATCCGCTCGGCGATCGCGAGCAGTTTGATGACGTAGCCCGCGTGCTTCGCGGCCTCGATCTGCTCGGCCGTGACCGAGGTGATGCCCTCGCGGTAGACCGCGTCGACGGGCACGTCGGTGTGGAAGGCGATGCTGGCGAGGATGGTGGCCTTCTGAGCGGCGTCGTAGCCCTCGACATCGAGCGTGGGGTCGGCTTCGAGGAAGCCGAGCTCGCTCGCCACCCGCATCGCGTCTTCGGCGCTGTCGCCGAAGCGGTCCATGCGGTCGAGGATGTAGTTGGTCGAACCGTTCACGATGCCCA
The genomic region above belongs to Leucobacter muris and contains:
- a CDS encoding homoserine dehydrogenase, with product MNEYRDLRVALLGCGSVGAQVARLILEHADELAARIGARLTLAGIAVRNIDSKRDVELPAELFTTDAERLVQGADIVVELMGGIEPARTLILQALQGGADVVTANKALIAAHGPELSDAADQVGAQLSYEAAVAGAIPIIRPLRWSLAGDHVTRVMGIVNGSTNYILDRMDRFGDSAEDAMRVASELGFLEADPTLDVEGYDAAQKATILASIAFHTDVPVDAVYREGITSVTAEQIEAAKHAGYVIKLLAIAERITAADGTDGVSARVYPALISREHPLAAVHEGKNAVFVEAEAAGELMFYGAGAGGVETASAVLGDLVSAARRHVAGGPGIPGTQHADLPILPVGEVNTAYQVMLEVRDQPGVLAAIAGILAQHGVSAASVEQTAAQSTAGEPPRAALVIGTHTAREADLAATVEALRSADMVIEVTSVLRLEGNA